In Carassius carassius chromosome 5, fCarCar2.1, whole genome shotgun sequence, one genomic interval encodes:
- the LOC132141183 gene encoding serine/arginine-rich splicing factor 7-like isoform X2, with protein sequence MSYSSRSSSRATDCKVYVGDLGNGAAKGELERAFSYYGPLRSVWVARNPPGFAFVEYEDARDAEDAVKGMDGKVLCGSRVRVEMSNGMSRKSRYGRPSRRQFDPNDRCYQCGESGHYAYDCYRFNKRRGRRSRSTSRSRSRSRGRRYRSRSHSNERQHRSPSYSKRRSRSGSPARSRSRTPVRRSRSPVRRSKSPVRRSRSRTPVHRDSRSRSRSRSGSRPRDRSVSRSRSRSVSHKKNSHSRSASPRRSPTPDAD encoded by the exons ATGTCTTACTCATCTCGGAGTTCATCTCGTGCCACTGATTGTAAGGTCTATGTCGGTGACCTTGGCAATGGTGCAGCCAAAGGTGAGCTGGAACGCGCCTTCAGTTACTATGGACCATTGCGGAGCGTGTGGGTCGCCCGGAACCCTCCAGGTTTTGCCTTCGTAGAGTATGAGGATGCCAGGGATGCAGAGGATGCCGTAAAGGGGATGGATGGAAA GGTGCTTTGTGGATCCCGCGTGAGAGTTGAGATGTCTAATGGTATGTCCAGAAAGTCTCGTTATGGCCGTCCCAGTCGTAGACAATTTGACCCCAACGACCGCTGTTACCAGTGTGGGGAGAGTGGTCATTATGCCTATGACTGTTATCGCTTTAACAAGCGGCGTGGTCGACGCAGCAG gTCAACATCTCGCTCTCGATCCAGATCTCGTGGCCGGCGCTACCGCTCTCGTAGCCACAGCAATGAAAGGCAA CACCGTTCACCTTCATACTCAAAACGCAGAAGCAG GTCAGGCTCTCCGGCTCGCTCTAGATCCAGAACCCCGGTGCGGCGCTCACGTTCACCTGTTCGTAGGTCAAAAAGCCCTGTCCGAAGGTCCAGGTCCAGAACGCCTGTCCATAGAGACAG TCGCTCTCGCTCCCGTTCACGATCTGGTTCTAGACCCAGAGATCGTAGTGTATCCAGATCTCGGTCTCGTTCGGTCAGTCACAAGAAAAACAG TCATTCCAGGTCTGCCAGCCCAAGGAGAAGTCCAACACCGGATGCTGACTGA
- the LOC132141183 gene encoding serine/arginine-rich splicing factor 7-like isoform X1: MSYSSRSSSRATDCKVYVGDLGNGAAKGELERAFSYYGPLRSVWVARNPPGFAFVEYEDARDAEDAVKGMDGKVLCGSRVRVEMSNGMSRKSRYGRPSRRQFDPNDRCYQCGESGHYAYDCYRFNKRRGRRSRSTSRSRSRSRGRRYRSRSHSNERKHRSPSYSKRRSRSGSPARSRSRTPVRRSRSPVRRSKSPVRRSRSRTPVHRDSRSRSRSRSGSRPRDRSVSRSRSRSVSHKKNSHSRSASPRRSPTPDAD, from the exons ATGTCTTACTCATCTCGGAGTTCATCTCGTGCCACTGATTGTAAGGTCTATGTCGGTGACCTTGGCAATGGTGCAGCCAAAGGTGAGCTGGAACGCGCCTTCAGTTACTATGGACCATTGCGGAGCGTGTGGGTCGCCCGGAACCCTCCAGGTTTTGCCTTCGTAGAGTATGAGGATGCCAGGGATGCAGAGGATGCCGTAAAGGGGATGGATGGAAA GGTGCTTTGTGGATCCCGCGTGAGAGTTGAGATGTCTAATGGTATGTCCAGAAAGTCTCGTTATGGCCGTCCCAGTCGTAGACAATTTGACCCCAACGACCGCTGTTACCAGTGTGGGGAGAGTGGTCATTATGCCTATGACTGTTATCGCTTTAACAAGCGGCGTGGTCGACGCAGCAG gTCAACATCTCGCTCTCGATCCAGATCTCGTGGCCGGCGCTACCGCTCTCGTAGCCACAGCAATGAAAG gAAGCACCGTTCACCTTCATACTCAAAACGCAGAAGCAG GTCAGGCTCTCCGGCTCGCTCTAGATCCAGAACCCCGGTGCGGCGCTCACGTTCACCTGTTCGTAGGTCAAAAAGCCCTGTCCGAAGGTCCAGGTCCAGAACGCCTGTCCATAGAGACAG TCGCTCTCGCTCCCGTTCACGATCTGGTTCTAGACCCAGAGATCGTAGTGTATCCAGATCTCGGTCTCGTTCGGTCAGTCACAAGAAAAACAG TCATTCCAGGTCTGCCAGCCCAAGGAGAAGTCCAACACCGGATGCTGACTGA